Proteins encoded within one genomic window of Strongyloides ratti genome assembly S_ratti_ED321, scaffold srae_chrx_scaffold0000005:
- a CDS encoding Fibronectin, type III domain and Immunoglobulin-like fold domain-containing protein, translated as MNLNYYSTKYIYFILFLFNYNLFIKGSIFLDWASNIPDDLNVLHYQLDYTPNVGEPPPKTIFPIRFTNAIINNTIPAHEYKINLVAVLADGAHIPLINKYIPSSPYPPSYKNISTTNTEAVIEYQPPNGQTVTYYIEYFPSNNEELSNYVETQATIVRLKSLIPKTLYIIHIYSVYKGMPSDTYNEERFLTKGYQTIEKKEQAIPFSIRTLPPLFRPINTSPIINGITQSQTLSPTFFIQQAKEFFATSTTTQTPVTLKSFSFNNLNFKKQFFQLFNSSSPYEESTTQSTTPSSSSSSTLNYPDFTKPDYVKPMTNNWNFKIPTKNNDSISKIFFTTISSINSDTSTISSITRIIPTNHLTSSLPIIIPINNNKLEEINTVEKIKSNNKKLVKFNKVNNEMSNEIILTKEISQNNEIKDNKNDNEDMEEDIIFEDKNEFLLSSTSTIIPILTNDINTFKPIETSEINLEKIDDNLIVRWESPESTLCDIYITNLTYLTNSRESFIEETDTNEVKFKFPEVDKVLITVYCSYDGVIVDTWMGHRVSDFTRPLPVEHFKVTSISTDEFYLSSVTLSWNNNIKKGYDKYHDILVTYSYGKTGQNKKTITVNDGNSIVIEKLNPATLYTFTIKNVSSEFSGLSSKARGLRQLTPPVITSTLYPGQISSTSININFGESDNEHLYDSYELVFISPTKNITKSLKKNDEKSFTFNKLIPGKTYTFVLYTIYKGVKSRPVISKVTTYPLKVSKLYPVLGNGYASLYWDSENIAGNTIKYRLSYVTETKNGDPKSATVLLKDVNRHRFEDLEYDLYYTFTITVIMGEGDAEAESESETITVIIKQYTSNLPSLKRQGIRELNVAFENDRSFNTDTNGNVDNYAIIVTEVISEQEDEFDLKTWFDVKVEDKWTPYRASHSTYNPFKNGVKKANFIIGEEECDKRRLSEPYCNGVLKSNVDYYVKIRAYTERNVAIETEWVSVHGTVDEDAPKEATRRLPCHMYLNGCPRNHSSERYSVKVNIINIIIITIITLKYFIFVI; from the exons atgaatttaaattattattctacaaaatatatatattttattttatttctttttaat tataatttatttataaaagggTCAATTTTTCTTGATTGGGCATCAAATATTCCTGATGATTTAAATGTATTACATTATCAATTAGATTATACACCAAATGTTGGAGAACCACCACCAAAAACTATATTTCCTATACGTTTCACAAATgctataattaataatactatACCTGCTcatgaatataaaattaatcttgTTGCTGTATTAGCTGATGGTGCACATATTccattaattaataaatatataccaTCAAGTCCATATCCACCAtcatacaaaaatatatcaacAACAAATACTGAAGCAGTAATTGAATATCAACCACCTAATGGGCAAACAGTAACATATTATATTGAATATTTTCCATCAAATAATGAAGAATTATCTAATTATGTAGAAACTCAAGCAACAATTGTTCGcctaaaaagtttaattcctaaaacattatatattatacatatttattcAGTATATAAAGGAATGCCATCTGATACATATAATGAAGAAagatttttaacaaaag gaTACCAgacaatagaaaaaaaagaacaagCAATACCATTTAGTATAAGAACATTACCACCTTTATTTCGACCAATTAACACATCTCCTATAATAAATGGTATAACACAATCTCAAACATTAAGtccaacattttttattcaacAGGCTAAAGAATTTTTTGCAACATCTACAACAACCCAGACACCAGTAacattaaaatcattttcatttaacaatcttaattttaagaaacaattttttcaattatttaacTCCTCATCACCCTACGAAGAGTCAACGACGCAATCTACAACACCTAGTAGTAGTAGTAGTAGTACATTAAATTATCCAGATTTTACAAAACCTGATTATGTTAAACCAATGACAAATAATTGGAATTTTAAGATAccaacaaaaaataatgattcaatatcaaaaattttttttacaacaatTTCCTCAATAAATAGTGATACATCAACAATATCTAGTATAACAAGAATAATACCAACAAATCATTTAACATCATCTTTACCAATAATAATaccaataaataataataaattagaaGAGATAAATActgttgaaaaaattaaatcaaataataaaaaattggtaaaatttaataaagtaaataatgAGATGAgtaatgaaataatattaacaaaagaGATTTCACAAAATAATGagataaaagataataaaaatgataatgaagatatggaggaagatattatatttgaagataagaatgaatttttattatcatcaaCAAGTACTATTATACCTATATTAacaaatgatattaatacatttaaacCAATTGAAACATctgaaataaatttagaaaaaattgatgATAATCTTATAGTACGTTGGGAATCACCAGAATCAACATTAtgtgatatatatattacaaatttaaCATATCTAACAAATTCTAGAGAATCATTTATTGAAGAAACTGATACAAATGaggtaaaatttaaatttcctGAAGTTGATAAAGTATTAATAACAGTTTATTGTTCTTATGATGGTGTTATTGTTGATACATGGATGGGTCATAGAGTTAGTGATTTTACTAGACCTCTTCCAGTTGAACATTTTAAAGTTACCTCAATCTCAACAgatgaattttatttatctagTGTTACATTATCAtggaataataatataaaaaaaggttATGATAAATATCATGATATTTTAGTAACATATAGTTATGGAAAAACAggacaaaataaaaaaacaataactGTTAATGATGGAAATTCTAttgttattgaaaaattaaatccaGCAAcattatatacttttacaataaaaaatgtatcaaGTGAATTTAGTGGTTTATCAAGTAAAGCTAGAGGTTTAAGACAATTAACAc cacCAGTTATAACATCAACATTATATCCTGGACAGATATCATCTACctcaattaatataaattttggtGAATCAGATAATGAACATCTTTATGATAGTTATGAACTTGTATTTATTTCAccaacaaaaaatattactaaatcacttaaaaaaaatgatgaaaaatcatttacatttaataaattaattccAGGAAAAACATATACATTTGTATTATATACTATTTATAAAGGAGTTAAAAGTCGACCTGTTATAAGTAAAGTAACAACTt atCCTTTAAAAGTTTCAAAATTATATCCTGTTTTGGGTAATGGATATGCATCTTTATATTGGGATAGTGAAAATATTGCTGGtaatactataaaatatCGTTTAAg ttatGTTACTGAAACAAAAAATGGTGATCCTAAAAGTGCTacagttttattaaaagatgttAATAGGCATCGTTTTGAAGATTTAGAATATGATctttattatacatttacAATAACTGTAATAATGGGTGAAGGTGATGCTGAGGCTGAATCTGAATCAGAAACAATAACGgttattattaaacaatataCAAGTAATTTACCATCATTAAAAAGGCAAGGAATTCGTGAATTAAATGTAGCATTTGAAAATGATAGAAGTTTTAATACTGATACAAATGGTAATGTTGATAATTATGCTATAATTGTAACAGAAGTTATATCAGAACAAGAAGAtgaatttgatttaaaaacatGGTTTGATGTTAAAGTAGAAGATAAATGGACACCTTATCGTGCCTCACATTCAACATACAATCCATTTAAAAATGGTGTTAAAAAGgctaattttattattggtGAAGAAGAATGTGATAAAAGAAGATTAAGTGAACCA tattgTAATGGTGtattaaaatcaaatgttgattattatgttaaaataagaGCATATACAGAAAGGAATGTCGCAATTGAAACAGAATGGGTTTCAGTACATGGAACTGTAGATGAAGATGCACCAAAAGAAGCAACTAGAAGATTACCTTGTCATATGTATTTAAATGGATGTCCAAGAAATCATTCTTCTGAAAGATATTCAGTAAAAGTCAATAtaatcaatattattatcataacaATTATCacgttaaaatattttatattcgtaatttaa